Part of the Henckelia pumila isolate YLH828 chromosome 2, ASM3356847v2, whole genome shotgun sequence genome is shown below.
GAAATCTAACACCATGTTTTCTTCCACGGTTCGAAACAATGGCTACCAAGCTAGACTCTACTACACAGGCTTTGAGATGTTTGTGTCAGCAAAAGTTGTCCAAATATTTTCTGCCAACTGCTCACAACGAATGTTGGAATGTAACGATTCAATTTCGACATCTATAGCGATGAGTCGATGTCCACAAGGTGAGGATCAGCACGGTTCTTCGGTATTATGTAAGAGTACTGTCTTGATCTATTGAACATAACAACGCTCATAACGTTACGCTTGAACTGTTATGATATATTGGTTTTAAAGTTTATTGGAATGATTTTGATTTGTAAAATGATTGTTTTGTTCCTATACATATAAATAGATCAACTTAGGTTAATATTCAAAAAACATGGGCATCAATAATTTTGGCAACATGCGGTTGGAAAGTAGTGGGAAAATGAGAAGAATGAAGTATGAAAAGACATGGCACTTGAGATTGTGTCCGAGACAGATAAGGAGACAAAAGATGCGCAGCCCACAAGCCAAGTTTGTGTATATGTAGAtggataataaattttaaaatgttttaattgattttaaaaaaaaaaaattattaataccTAAAGAATTCtaaattttcagatttcatgACTTCCAATCACGATTcttgcttcttcttcttcttcttcttcttcttcttcttttttctttcttttttttttaaatgttattatttttcaaatcaTGTGAAATTTAGAGTTTACTTTTGGATAAGAAACCACTTAGCTTCCGCAATTAGAGATATTACAAATAACAATCAATGCATGATTTTTAAATCATGGCtaaaataaatcaatatattttaggataaattgaatatatattttctaaatttaaaagTTGGCCACATATACCCTAGGTTTAATCATGCATGTTGAGTGTTGACCAACCTACATataattggaatcaattaattACACGTATTATAAGTTCATGCACATCACAGCACATGCACATAATTCACATTTAAAATTATgggaaattaaataaataaatagataataGAAAATATTATCGTTGTTgatatttctaatttttttaaaaaaattaaatttagtcatattaaaaatatggaTTCTTTGATTAAGTCAAGGACTACTTTAATAAACAATTGTTGCATGGCTGTGACGAACACGGGAGTAGTGATTGTCATTtccataatcataattttttcaataattaatagtaataattattattattaattcttTTTCCCTTCGCGTATGCATTTGTTGAACAACcagttcaaatatttaatttgaagacTATAAAATGAATTATCAAACGAATTTTATCCTCAAATAGTTAGCAACTCCATGTCcatgattaattatatattaataacaaTTCAACATCATGAATTCAATCCAACATATATAATATTgcattctcaaaaaaaaaaaaaacaattaaaatatgaTCTATAAGTGTCGTTGAAAAAAGACCAGAAGCAAAAAACTCAACaatctaaattaaattaaaattaaaagaaataaagaaatgGCTCAAACAATACATATACCATTGAATAAAAACACCATCTCAAAtggtcaaatttttttatacaaatACACAACATAAACAAAACAACAAGAAACAGGACAAATACAAGCATGTCCCTCGTAAATAATGCAACTTTTACAACACAAACAAGCTTCACAAGTGGAAACAAACAAGAAGATTTGATAATGGATCTGTATTCCACAAGTTCATGATGAATCTTTGGGGGAAGGGGGGGTCCCCTCTTAAACTAATAGCTTTACTTAGTGATGGAAGACTAAAGATGCAATATTTTCAAGGGGGAGAAAAAAGTATAAAAGCAGGAAACAAATGAAAATGGAGGGTGGGACCCCTACTCACCAAACACGCATGCTCTTGATCCATGGAGTTTTTTTTTCTCAACAATCCAAGAAAAAGGCACCACACCACTATGCTTTCATATCTACCACACTTTGCTTTCATCCCTCAAAAGTTCCAAATGCAATCATTTCAAGTCAAGGGTGTGTATTATAGCCCCATTTTTCTTCACCACCTCaggagtaaaaaaaaaaaagcacagATTTCATCCCAATAGGCTCCCCTTTTTCTTGGCCCACCACATACCATTGCCACTAATAGAGTGAAAAGCATGGTCATTGCGGAGATAGAGGGAAATCCCACCTTGCTACTTTCATTAAGTTTATTCGAACACACACGTAGTAGTTTCTTCTAGCAGTCGAAGAGAGTGTCATGGAAAAGAGGCAAGTTTGCCATTAGGGTCGGAGGGACCAAGACCAAGAGATTCGGCCTCGAGTTTCATGAGTTTCAAGTGAGTAATAGCTTTGTCGATTATGAAAAGTGGATCCTTGCTCTTCACCCCAGGGATGATGCTCTCTAGGATCTTTAATGCCTCGCGGACTTTGATCTTCTTTTCTCTCTTACTGGAGTAGATATCATCAGAGCAGTTTCTCATACCGGCATTACTCGACTGCACATCATCCTCGTATCCATATGAACTATCCGGTTTCGTGGGACTTTCAGTACCCACCAATGACGGTTGCTTGAAGGCACCATCAAGCAATTTTTGCCTTTTAGGCAAGTCATCAGAACTCGCCACTTCTTCGTCAAGTTTCTCAAATAGTTTGTGCTTCCTATGCACATCTTCAGTGACATATGGCGTATGCCCCGTGCTAGTAACTTCATCATTTTCACCAtcaccatcatcatcatcatcctcgtACTCCTCTTCACCATCAGAGTAAAGCAACGCGTCGATTTCTTCCGAATCTTCAAGCATCTCATCTTCCCCATCAGTCAACTCATTTTCATCCCAATTTTCTTCAATGGGATTCACCGAAAAATGCTCGTCTACTCGAGCTGCTGGTTTTTCATGCGAACCATTAGCAAAAGCAGGAATCTTGGAGGCAACAATCTGGTTGTGGTGAGAAAAGGAGGAACTAAAATACAATCTAGTTTTATTTCCAGATTGATCAAAAATCAGAAACCTTTTTTGAGCGCAAGTAGCGTCACTCGGTTTAGCTGCAGCCCCAAGCCTATTGAGTAAGGCGCATTGGGAATCTTTGAAATACAGGTTTCCAGTACCATGCGGTACGTTACCATTCAGAGGTGGCAGTTTCAAGAAAGCGTCAACTGCCTCTTGATGCCCAGCATTTGAACCAGGTATAATAGAAACTGAAAATTCTGGCAAAGCAGCATTGGCAGTACATGTGGAACGAGGGATGCACTGGTCCAGCTGTAAAAGGGGCAAGTGGTCCAAACCAGGAGAGTTCCAAGCAGAGAACTGCTGACAAGTGTGAGACTCTTTGACCATAACCATCCAGTCAAAAGAGCAACCTGGCACACAAGATTTATTAAAAGGCAAATTTGGTGATGTGATTGAAATTGTCATTACAAAGATAAGAAAAGGAATCTAGCTAACTTAAGTGCAAGTACCATAAAAAGTATAGATAAGCAtacctggataatacttgaatTTAGTCTGCAAATACACTAATTTTGGGAAttctaaacaaaataataaaaaaaatgttgctAGCTTGATGTGGGCACGGGAACTTGGAAGCAAACTACGTTACAGGTTTCAGCAAGTGACGGAAATACTCAGCCTGTAACAGTCAAAGAAGTGAGCTTAGCACCTTTTGATCCACATGATTGAGTTAGCATAACTATCAATTAAGTTGAATAAGGAACCTTCATGATACAATTTCAAACATTTGATATCAAATATAATAGCCAGAACTATGAACTAATCATGAACGAACCTGACAATTCTGCAAATGTTGAAAGCATTCTATAACTCTAACTATGATGGTTGTTCTCCCAGCAATCCCATTTTCATGTTTCAGCGCCCTAAATCTCGTCCGACCAGCAGCTTGGCACACCATAACTCCTTTTGACCCTTTAGCTGACTTGAGAAGACAAATTTTGGATGCACAAATAACAGCTAGAATCTAGATATTGAGAAAGGGTAGACAAAGTGGAAAACAAGCTTGAAGATGTCTAGTATTTACTGTTTAATAATAAAACTGACTGAAATAAAACAAAAGCTTACAGAGATGAAGAAGACAAATACAATTAAAAGTGAAGGTGACAACTGGCTCGTCTAAACAACGATTCAACGGAATCTTTTGGCTACTCTTATAGAATAAAGAAAAAACAAGTAAAGAGAGGAAAGTGATTGGATCCCATGGATGACAAATTTAGAAGGACTGCACAATAAAGACGACGAGTTTGATAGAAAACTAGCAACCTATAGAATAACCCTGCAGTACAGGTTCAATGAGATAACATTGCGAAAAACGTCAATAGAAAGACTCAACCACCGCATAATGTTCAATTCCTAAATCCAATCGAGAAAATTCCAGAGGAAAATATTGTAATGTTGATTCCCCTTAGCAACCTGAAATAACAAAAAAGGGGAACGTCTGTGAGGAACAATGAGAATGGTTAGCACATGACAGACACAAAAGAATCAGATACTAAAGGTagaatatatatgtaaatcaagAAGAGATAAATAAGTAAAAACAAACTATTGCAGGCCACTTTAAGGCCGTTAAAAACCGACCATAGCAGAATTCGAAAAAGAGGAAACAAACAAAATATGGGATTAGTAACTCCAAAACGTCTAACCAATTTTCTTCCTCCCAAATTGAATGGAAATCTTGCATTCTCATCCAAATTTAAAAGAGAACCGCGAATCAACTCATCTCAAGTACTTGACATGATAACAAAATTATAAACTTCACACGACTCTTTTAAGTATTCACACAATCAGGAACAAAAACGACAGCATCATCCGTCTATTCAAGAAGAAAAATGAGAGCTTTAAAAGCCAATTACTTCAACCGGGATGAGTGTCAACAAATCTGTGCATACAATTTGCCAGTGGAGCTATGGCCTACTGTATTTGCTTCAATTAACCATAACTACCGACAAAATCAACATATACTAAAGATCTCGGACagaaaaaaaaggaaaacataaaaataaagaaagacCAAAAAACAAATCTTGACCAGACCGTTGAGACACTTGACAGATCTTATAGATCACGATGAAGAGATTATAAACAAACTGAAAGTGAAAACCATAAAAGAGTAAGTAATATCAAGAATCAAGAAAATCGTTATAGAAAAAGACAAAACACAAAATCCTGAGAAGGGTCTTCAGATAACTTACAGATCGGCTAGCAGAGACGAAGATCCTGGGATTTCTGAAGGGTTTCAGTTCATGTGACGAATGGGTGAGCTGCAGAGAAATTGGAGGAGAAGATAAACAGTGTTCAGTGGATAGCAGTTGACAGTAGGCAGCAATAATAAGGGGTTGGTGTTAACTTATTATAAAGAAATCATATTCCCACTTTGCCCTTTGCTaaacttttcaaaaaaatatagtttaattttttatttacatatgtatttt
Proteins encoded:
- the LOC140882632 gene encoding transcription factor SAC51; the encoded protein is MVMVKESHTCQQFSAWNSPGLDHLPLLQLDQCIPRSTCTANAALPEFSVSIIPGSNAGHQEAVDAFLKLPPLNGNVPHGTGNLYFKDSQCALLNRLGAAAKPSDATCAQKRFLIFDQSGNKTRLYFSSSFSHHNQIVASKIPAFANGSHEKPAARVDEHFSVNPIEENWDENELTDGEDEMLEDSEEIDALLYSDGEEEYEDDDDDGDGENDEVTSTGHTPYVTEDVHRKHKLFEKLDEEVASSDDLPKRQKLLDGAFKQPSLVGTESPTKPDSSYGYEDDVQSSNAGMRNCSDDIYSSKREKKIKVREALKILESIIPGVKSKDPLFIIDKAITHLKLMKLEAESLGLGPSDPNGKLASFP